The sequence AATTCACTCACCCAACACCCTTGCCGATATGCCCTGTTTAAGCGGGATCAAGCGTGTCATAACGGGCGGTGTTCGACAGTTTCATAGGCGAATGGAGGGGAACACGCGATATCTCGACGCGGTTTTACGCGAGGCAATCGACGGGTCTAAGGTGCCTTAGATGTTCCAAGCTCCGAGCGTATTCACAAGGGCCCCGCTCCCCCCGGTGACCCGGGAGCCGGAGCCCAGACGCGAGCAGACGCCCACCGCCCCGGCCCCCGCCGAGGCCCCGCCGGCGGCGGCGAAGAAGCGTGACCCCTACTTCGACAATGTGAAGTATCTGGCCATCGTCCTGGTCGCGGTGGCGCACGCCTGGGAACCGGTGATGGACGGCAGCCGGGCCACCCGGGCGCTCTACATGATCGTGTACACGTTCCACATGCCGGCCTTCATCCTCATCTCCGGCTATTTCTCCCGGACGTTCGACATGTCCGCCCCGAAGGTGAAGCGCCTGATCACCGGCGTCGCCGTGCCGTACGTTCTGTTCGAGACGGCCTACTCGCTCTTCAAGCGGTACGTGGACGATTCGCCCGACACCTCGATCACCCTGGTCGATCCGCTGTTCCTGACGTGGTTCCTGATCGCCCTGTTCATCTGGCGGGTCACCACGCCGATCTGGCTCACACTGCGCCATCCGCTGCCGGTGGCGCTCGCCATCGCCATGCTGGCCTCGATCTCCCCGGACATCGGCGACGACCTGGATCTCCAGCGGGTCTTCCAGTTCCTGCCGTTCTTCGTCCTCGGCCTGCTGATGAGGCCCGAGCACTTCCAGCTGATCCGGCGCCGCGAGGTGCGGCTGCTCTCCCTGCCGCTGTTCGCGGGCGCCCTGCTGTTCGCGTACTGGATCGCCCCGCGCATGCAGCTCGGCTGGCTCTACCGCGCCAACAGCGCCCAGGAGATGGACGCCCCGTGGTGGTCCGGCGCGGTGATGTCGCTGGCCCTGTTCGGCTGCGCACTGGCGCTGACCGTCGCCTTCCTGGCCTGGGTGCCGCGCAGGAACATGTGGTTCACGGCGCTGGGCGCCGGGACCATCTGCGGCTATCTGCTCCACGGCTTCCTGATCAAGGGCGCCGTCTACACGGGCCTGTTCGACCGGTACACCTGGCTCTCCGACCCCGTCGGCCTGGTCGTCGTCTCGGTGGTGGCCGCGGTCGCGGTGACGCTCATGTGCTCGCCGCCGGTGGGCCGGGCCCTGAAGTTCGCCACCGAACCGGACATGCCGTGGGCGTTCCGGAAGGATCCCGCGAAGCGCTGAACCCGCTCCCGCTCCTCGCTCTCCCTGCTTTTCGATCCACCCGTGGCGTCGGCCACGGGTGGATCACTGCGTTTCCGGGTTGGCCGAATCCTTTCGGTCCGAGGGCGGTTCCCCGCCGACCAGCCCCAACAGCGCCCGCACCTGCGCATACTTCGCCGTCAGCCGGGTACGCACCGGCTCGTCCAGGACCGCGAGGCGGGCCGGATCCGCGTTGTGGGCCAGATCCGCCTCCTTGATGAGCAGCGCGCCCTCGGTGGCGAGGATCCGGGCCGTGTACGCGGACAGCTCCTCGCCCGGCCGCTTGGTGACGGCCAGGACCATGTCCTTGACCTCCTGCGGCAGAGCGGCCTCCGCCAGCCACCGCGCGGAGAGCGCTCCGTCCTCGACCGCGTCGTGCAGCCAGGCCGCCGCGATCTGCCGGTCGGTGCCGCCGCGCACCCGTACGCCCTCGGCCACCGCGGCCAGGTGTTCCGTGTACGGGCGGCCCGCCTTGTCGGTCTGTGTCGCATGGGCCTCACGGGCAAGAGCCTCGATCTCGGCCAGGTCCAGAGGGTCGTCAGCCATGGCCCGACTCTACGGCGGCGCCTCAACACCCGCCCTGGCCTGCGGCGTTACCGGGAGCGGGCCGCCGCTTGCCCGGCGAACAAAAGCCGACAATTCGGCGGCTTCATAGTTGCAGAGTCAATCGTTCGGTAAACTAATTACTGATGGTTTGTTGACGCCCTCTTGACACCCTCTTGACCTACCGCGAAGGAACAGGCTCATCGGACACGCAGACACCCTCCTCGCCATGGGCGGCGCCTTCCTGGCCGCTGCCGTCCTCGCCCGCCTCGGCGGCCGCATCGGGCTGCCGACGATCCCCCTGTTCATCCTGGCCGGCATCCTCCTCGGCCCCCACACCCCCGGTTACACGCTTCTCTCCAACCCGCACGACCTGGAGATGCTCTCCGCGCTGGGACTCGTCCTCCTGCTCTTCTACCTCGGGCTCGAGTTCCACATGGACGACCTCAAGACGGGTGGCCGCAAGATGGCCATCGCGGGCGGGACGTATCTGGCCCTGAACGTGGGCGCCGGTCTCGGCTTCGGTTTCGCGCTCGGCTGGGGCACATCGGAGGCGCTGGTCCTCGCCGGTGTGCTCGGCATATCCTCGTCCGCCATCGTGACCAAGATCCTGGTGGACCTGGGGCGCATCGGTAATCCGGAGACCCGGCCGATCCTCGGCATCATCGTCGTCGAGGACGTCTTCCTCGCCCTCTACCTCGCGGCCCTCCAGCCGATCCTGTCCGGTGCGGACAGCCTCTCGGCGATGCTCGTGGACGGCGGCAAGGCCTTCGGCTTCCTGCTGCTGCTCGCCCTGGCCGCCCGGTTCGGGACGAAGCTCATCGGCAAGCTGATGAACACCAAGGACGACGAGCTCCTCGTCATCTCCTTCCTCGGTGTCGCGGTCTTCGTCGCCGGGGTCTCCGAGATGTTCGGCGTCGCCGACGCGATCGGTGCCTTCATGGTCGGCCTGATGCTCGGCTCCACCACGTCCGGCGAGCGCATCCTCAAGCTGGTCCACCCGCTGCGGGACGCGTTCGGCGCCATCTTCTTCTTCGCCTTCGGTCTCTCCATCGACCCGGGCGACCTCCTGAGCGTCTTCTGGCCGGTGCTGGCGGCCGTCATCCTGACGCTCGCGATGAACGTGGCCGCGGGTCTCGCGGCCGCCAGGATCTACAGCTTCGGCACCCAGGCCACGGCCAACATCGCCACCACGCTGGTGGCCCGGGGCGAGTTCGCGCTCATCCTGGCCACGATGGCGGCGGCCGCCGGACTGGACAACCGGCTCTCGCCCTTCATCGCCGGTTACGTGCTCCTCCTCGCCGTCCTCGCTCCGCTGGCGGCCGGCCGTTCCCACTGGCTGGCCAAGGTCCTCCCCGGCGGACGCGGCAAGGACGGTGGCGGCAAGGACGGCGACAAGGATCAGGAACAGATCCCGGTGTCTGTCTGAACGGAGACGGAGGGCGTCCCCAGGAGTCACCCGGGGGTGATGATCACCACATCATCATCTCCGGGTGATGGGCCTCTCTCCGTTGACGCGGCCCTCACCTCGGGGCGCGTCCCGTCGACGCGGCCCGCTCAGGCCCTGCGGGAGAGCAGCAGGAGCGCCCGGTCGTCGTTGACGTCCTTGGCGCAGGCCTCGATCAGATGCCAGGCCGCGCCCTCGAAGCCGGTGGAGACATAGCGGTCGGCCTCGCCCGTCAGCCGGTCGATCCCCTCGGCGATGTCCCGGTCTGACGCCTCCACCAGGCCGTCCGTGAAGAGCATGAGTACGTCCCCGGGCGCGAGCGAGCCCTTGACCGCGTCGAACTCGGCCCCGTCGTAGACGCCGAGCAGCGGGCCCTCCCCCGACTTCTCCTCCCACTGGCCGCTGCCCGCGTGCAGTTGCAGGGCGGGCGGATGGCCGGCCGAGAAGATCTCGTAGTCGCCGGAGTCCAGGTCCAGCACCAGATGGATCGAGGTGGCGAACCCCTCGTCCCAGTCCTGGCGCAGCAGATAGCCGTTGGCGGCGGCGAGGAAGCCGTGCGGCGGCAGCGATCCGAGCAGGCCGCCGAAGGCGCCGGAGAGCAGCAGGGCCCGGGAGCCCGCGTCCATGCCCTTGCCGGAGACGTCGGTGAGGACGACCTCCAGGGTCCGGCCGCCGTGGGTGCGGGCCGCGACGACGAAGTCCCCGGAGAAGGACTGGCCGCCGGCCGGGCGCAGGGCCATCTCGCGGTGCCAGCCCTGGGGCAGCCGGGGCAGGGCGCTCTGGACCCGGATGCGTTCGCGCAGGTCGAAGAGCATGGTGCCGCCGCGCCGCCAGGGCACGCCGACCCGGGCCCGGAACTGGGCGAGGATCAGCCCGAAGAACCCGCAGGCAGCGACCACGAGCACGGTGCCCGGGGTGACTCTGGCCGGCCCGTCGGCGTACGGCCCCAGCGTGAGCGCCTCCACGATCAGGGCGGCGGCGGACGTGGCGTACAGACCGAGCAGGCTGGCGGGGCGCAGCAGGAGGCCGCCCGCGACGATGGGCAGGGCGAGGGCGGCCGGGTCGATCCAGACCGGGCTGGTGATGGTGGCGAAGGTGATGGCCGGGATGGTCAGCAGCAGACCGGCCATCGCGATCCAGTCGGAGCCGTCGCCCCGGAAGTAGTCCACCCCGGATTTGCGCAGCCCGATGCGGGCCCGGTGCATCGATCTGCGCCACCGGGCCCAGAAGTCGTCCACTCCTCCGCGACGGGCCATTGCCGGGACCCTATCCACCCGGACGCCTCCGGTGCAGGGGGACCCCGGTGACAATGCGCGCGAAATCGGGTCGTCCGGTGCGGCCGGCCCTGGTAGGGATGGCCTATGACTTCTGAACTCCGTGTGCTGCGACCTGCTGACTGGGACGTCTGGTTCCCCTGCCTGGAGCGGGCGTTCGGGGGTGTGCTGTCCGCCCCGGAGTCGCGTGCGCTCTGGCGGGAGCTGGTCGAGTTCGACCGGTTCATCGGGCTCTGGGACGGGGAGGCGTGCGTCGGTACGGCGGGGGCGTACAGCTTCCGGCTGACCGTGCCCGGCGGGGCGGCGGTGCCCACGGCCGGGGTGACGATGGTGAGCGTGGCCGGGACGCACCGGCGGCGGGGGCTGCTGCGGACGATGATGCGGCGCCAGTTGGACGACGTACGGTCCTGGGGCGAGCCGCTCGCCGTGCTGACCGCTTCGGAGCCGGCGATCTACGGGCGCTTCGGGTACGGCGCCGCGACCCGGGCCCTGAGCCTGGACGTCGACACCGCCCGCGTACAGCTGGACCTGCCGCCGGGCACGGACGAGGTGCGGGTGCGCTACGCGGACCCGGTGGCGGCCCTGCCCGCCTGCGAGGACGTGTACGGGCGGCTCGCCGCCGAGCGTCCGGGCACGCCGGTGCGGCAGCCGAAGTGGGAGCAGGCCGCGGTGATCGACACGGAGCAGGACCGGGCGGGCGCCTCCCCGTTGCAGTGCGTGCTCGCGGAGCGGGACGGGGAGGTGGCGGGGTACGCCACGTTCCGGGTGCGGCCGGACTGGGACCGGGCGGGGCCCAAGGGGACGGTGGTGCTGCGGGATCTGGCGGCGCTGGACCCGGCGTCGTACGCGGCGCTGTGGCGGTTCCTGTTCGGCATCGACCTGACGTCGGCCGTGGCGGCGGGCGGGCGGCCGGTGGACGAGCCGCTGATGCAGCTGGTCTCGGATGTGCGGCGGTGCGAGGCGCGGGTGCAGGACTCGCTCTACGTACGGCTGGTGGAGGTGGGGGCGGCGCTGGAGGCCCGGGCGTACCGGACGCCGGTGGATGTGGTGCTGGAGGTGGAGGACGCCTTCTGCCCGTGGAACGCGGGGCGCTGGCATCTGGTGGCGGACGCGAAGGGCGGTGCCTCGTGCCGGCGTGCGCCGGATCGCGCGCCGGATCTGGAGCTGTCGGTACGGGAGCTGGGCGCCGCCTACCTGGGCGGGGTGTCGTTCACCTCGCTCGCGGCGGCGGGCCGGGTGCGGGAGGTGCGTCCGGGCGCGGTGGAGGAGGCCTCGGCCGCGTTCTCGTGGCATGTGGAGCCGTGGCTGCCGCACAGCTTCTGAGACGACCGGGGACCGGGCGCCGGAGAGGCGTCAGGCGCCCGACAGCCCCGGGTCCTGGCAGCGCGGGCACCAGAAGAGGTTGCGGGCGGCGAGGTCCGCCGTCCGGATCTCGCTCGCGCAGATGTGGCAGGGCAGGCCGGCCCGGCGGTAGACGTAGACCTCGCCGCCGTGGTCGTCCTTGCGGGGCGGGCGGCCCATCGCCTCGGGGAGGTGCTCGGGGCGGACGGTGTCGATCCGGTTGTTCGTCACGCCCTCACGCATCAGCTCCACCAGGTCCGCCCAGATGGCGTCCCACTCGGCGCGGGTGAGGTCCTTGCCCGCGCGGTACGGGTCGATGCCGTGGCGGAAGAGGACCTCGGCCCGGTAGACGTTGCCGACGCCCGCGATGACCTTCTGGTCCATCAGGAGGGCGGCGACGGTGGTCCGGCTGCGGGAGATCCGCTGCCAGGCGCGCTCGCCGTCCTCGTCGCCCCGGAGCGGGTCCGGGCCGAGGCGCTCGTGTATCGCGCGCTTCTCGGGCTCGGTGATCAGGGCGCAGGTGGTGGGCCCGCGCAGATCGGCGTGGTGGGCCGCGTTGACCAGGCGGAGGCGGACGGTCTCGGTGGGCGGCGGGGGCGGCGCGGTGCCGAAGCCGAGCTTGCCGAAGAGGCCGAGGTGGATGTGGACCCAGCCGGTGTCCCCGAAGCCCAGGAAGAGGTGCTTGCCGTGGGCGTCGGTGGTGGTGAGGGTGTGCCCGTCGAGGAGGGCCGCGCTGTCGGAGAACTTGCCCTGCGGGCTGCTCACCCGGACCGGTCCGCCCGCGAACCGCTCGGCGTGGTCCTGGGCGAGGCGGTGGATCGTGTGTCCCTCGGGCACGGCGGGCTGCTCCTGTGGTTCCTGCGAAGGGTGGACGGCATGGCCGTGCCGCCGGGTTCGGGACCCGGCGGCACAGGTTGCGTGGGGGTCAGCCCTGCTGCGGGTGGTGGGCCGGGATCGGGGGGAGTTCTCCGGTGGCCTCGTACGCCGAGAGCATCTCGATGCGGCGCGTGTGGCGCTCCTCGTTCGAGTACGGCGTGGAGAGGAAGATCTCGACGAACTTGGTGGACTCCTCCACCGTGTGCATCCGGCCGCCGATCGCGACGACGTTGGCGTTGTTGTGCTCACGGCCGAGGGCGGCGGTCTGCTCGCTCCAGGCCAGTGCGGCGCGGACGCCCTTGACCTTGTTGGCGGCGATCTGCTCGCCGTTGCCGGAGCCCCCGATCACGATGCCGAGGCTGTCCGGGTCCGCGGCCGTCTTCTCGGCGGCACGGAGGCAGAACGGCGGATAGTCGTCCTGGGCGTCGTAGATGTGGGGGCCGCAGTCGACGGCCTCGTGCCCGTGGGCACCGAGCCACTCGACGAGGTGGTTCTTGAGTTCGTAACCGGCATGGTCGGATCCGAGGTACACGCGCATGGTGCGAAGTGTGGCACGAACTTCGCGGGGTAGCGGTCAGCGGGGTCGGAGCCTGTCAGGTCGGGGGCGGTGCCGCCCCGGTCGGCCGGTGTGGCGAACGCCACTTGGGTAATGATCAGGCAAATCATCCGGAGCAGAGGGTTCCGTTTCTGCCGTCTTCCGGGCTTGAATGCGTGGCCTTGTCTTCCGCACCACCCCACGTGGAGCAGGGCACACCCTCATGCACGGAAACGTTAGGACTTCCCCCCATGACGTCGCAGACGACGCTGGCGGAGCCGGGTCACGAGCCCGGTGAGCCGGATCGGCCCGACTCCTCCGGCGGGCTTCAGGCCGGCCTGAAGAACCGCCACCTCTCGATGATCGCGATCGGCGGTGTGATCGGCGCGGGCCTCTTCGTGGGCTCCAGCGCGGGGATCGCGGCCGCCGGTCCGGCGATCCTGCTCTCGTACGCGATGGTCGGCCTGATGGTCGTCCTCGTGATGCGGATGCTCGGCGAGATGGCCGCCGCCCGCCCCAGCTCCGGCTCCTTCTCCGCCTACGCCGACCAGGCGCTGGGCCGTTGGGCCGGTTTCTCCATCGGCTGGCTCTACTGGTTCTTCTGGGTCGTGGTGCTCGCCGTCGAGGCCACGGCCGGCGCCAAGATCCTGGAGAGCTGGATCCCGGGTGTCCCGCAGTGGGCCTGGGCGCTGATCGTGATGGTCGTGCTGACCGCCACCAACCTGGTCTCGGTGGGCAGTTACGGCGAGTTCGAGTTCTGGTTCGCCGGGATCAAGGTCGTGGCGATCGGCGCGTTCGTGGTCGTCGGTCTGCTCGCCGTCTTCGGGTTCCTGCCCGGTTCGGACAACCCCGGCTCGGGGCTGGCCCATCTCACGGACTCCGGCGGGTTCTTCCCCGAAGGGCCGGGGGCCATCCTCACCGGTGTGCTGATGGTGGTCTTCTCGTTCATGGGCAGCGAGATCGTGACCCTGGCGGCCGGTGAGTCGGCGGACCCGCAGCGGGCCGTGTCGAAGGCCACCAACAGCGTGATCTGGCGTATCGCCGTCTTCTACCTGGGCTCCATCTTCGTCGTGCTGACGCTGCTGCCGTGGAACGACCCGTCGATCCTGGAGAAGGGCAGCTATGTGGCCGCCCTCGACTCGATCGGCATCCCGCACGCGGGCCAGGTCATGGACTTCATCGTGCTGACGGCCGTGCTCTCCTGTCTCAACTCCGGCCTGTACACGGCCTCCAGGATGGCGTTCTCGCTCGGTGAGCGGGGCGACGCCCCGAAGTCCTTCGCCAAGGTCAACACGCGGGGTGTGCCGCAGGCGGCGATCCTGTCCTCGGTCGTCTTCGGCTTCGTGGCGGTGTTCTTCAACTACCAGTGGCCCGACACGGTGTTCCAGTTCCTGCTGAACTCCTCGGGTGCGGTGGCACTCTTCGTCTGGCTGGTCATCTGCTTCACCCAGCTGCGGATGCGCGGGATCATCCTGCGCGAGAGTCCGGGCAAGCTGGTCGTACGGATGTGGCTCTTCCCGTATCTGACCTGGGCGACGATCGCGATGATCTCCTTCGTCCTGGTCTACATGCTCACCGACGACGCCGCCCGCGAGCAGGTCGTGCTGTCGCTGCTGGTCGCGGCGCTGGTGGTGGGCATCTCGCTGGTGCGCGAGGCGCGCAGCCGCAAGGCGGTCACCCCCGCCGAGTGACACGTACGTGAGTGATACGTGACTGTAGATGTCACGTATATCGGGGAGGCTTTCCTTCGTACCGCGAAAAGTGCGAGCGAAGGAGAGCCTCCCTCATGGTTTCCGCATCCGCAGGGCACCCCGGACCCGCAGAACCCCCCACCTTCCAGACCGGCTTCCCCATCCGGCCCGACCGGCTGGTGGAGGCCGCCACGCCCGAGGAGGTACGGGAAGCCGTGGCGTACGCCGGCGGGCGCGGGCTCCATGTCGCCGCGCACGCCTCCGGCCACGGCCTCCCCGGCCCCGTCGAGGGCGGGGTCCTCATCGCCACCGGCGCCCTGGACTCCGTCGAGATCGACCCGGCCCGCCGCACCGCCCGGATCGGCGCGGGCGCGAGCTGGGGCCGGGTGATCGAGGCGGCGGCCCCGCACGGGCTCGCCCCGCTCAACGGCTCCTCCCCCTCCGTGGGCGCCGTCTCCTACACGCTGGGCGGCGGGCTCGGCATCCTGGCCCGGGAGTTCGGGTACGCGGCCGACCACGTGCGCTCGCTGGACGTGGTGACCGCCGACGGCACCGCGCGCCGGGTCACGCCGGAGCGCGAGCCGGAGCTGTTCTGGGGGCTGCGCGGGGGCGGGCACCGACTGGGGGTGGTGACCGGTATGGAGATCGGGCTGGCGGCGGTGGAGCGGCTGTACGGCGGATCGGTCGTCTTCGACGGGGCGTGCGCGGGCGAGGTGGTGCGCGGCTATCTGGAGTGGACGCGGACCGTGCCGGAGACCGTGACGTCGTCGCTGGCCGCGCTCGTCTACCCGGCCATGCCCCAGCTGCCCGAGGAACTGCGCGGCCGGTACGTGATCTCCGCGCGGGTGGCCTTCACGGGGGACGTGGCGGAGGGCGAGCGGCTGGTGGCGCCGCTGCGGGCGATCGGGGCGGGTGGTCCACGCGGGGCGGCGGACTCCCCCGTCCTGTCGGACTCGCTGCGGGAGATGCCGTACACCGAGAGCCACACCATCCACAGCGACCCGCCGTTCCCGCACGCGTACTACGGGGACAGTGCGGTGCTCGGCGAGCCGGACGCGGAGCGGACCGTACGGGCCTTCGAACTGGCCGGGCCCCGGGCGCCGATGATGACCGTGGTGCAGTTCAACCACCTGGGCGGGGCGCTGGCCGCGCGGCCGGAGGTGCCCAGCGCCGTGCCGTACCGCGACGCCCGGTTCCTGCTGCGGCTGCTGTCGCCGCTGGACGGTACGGATGTGGGCGCGGTGCGCGCGCTGTACGGGGAGGTGGGGCGGGTGCTGGAGCCGGCCGTCCTGGGGCGGTCGCTGAACTTCTCCTTCGGCGGCGGGGACCGTACCGCCGGTTTCCATGAGCCGGAGACGGCGAAGAGGCTCGCCGGTCTGGTCTCCCAGTACGATCCGGCGGGCCTCTTCGGTGGCCCTTACGGGGCCTGAGTCTTCAGACAGCGGGCTGTCAGCCTCGGCGGCCCAGCAGCTTCCAGGAGGCGGGCAGGGCGCCCATCGCCAGGGCCGCCTTGAGCGCGTCGCCGATGAGGAACGGGGTCAGCCCGGCCGCGACGGCCGCGCTCAGGGACATGCCGGTGGCCAGCGCCAGGTAGGGCACGCCGACGGCGTAGATGATCGCGGAGCCGACCACCATGGTGCCCGCCGTGCGCAGCACCGAGCGGTCACCGCCCCGGCGGGCGAGGGCGCCGACGACGGTGGCGGCGAGCAGCATCCCGAGGATGTAGCCCAGGGACGGCATCGCGTAGCCCGAGGTGCCCTCGGCGAACCACGGCATCCCGGCCATGCCGACGAGCGCGTACACCGCGAGGGAGAGGAAGCCCCGGCGGGCGCCGAGCGCGGTGCCGATGAGGAGCGCGGCGAAGGTCTGGCCGGTGACGGGGACCGGGGAGCCGGGGACCGGGACGGCGATCTGGGCCGCGATGCCGGTGAGGGCGGCGCCACCGAGCACGAGGGCCGCGTCGACGGCGTAGCGGTGCCGGGCTGCGGGCAGCAGGTCGGCGAGGACCGCTCCGGAACGGACGGGGGCGGCAGCAGTGCTCATCGGGACTCCGCGGGTGAGGGCAGGCAGGCTGGGACGGCTCCGCCAGGCAGGTGGGGTGGGACTGCTGCCGACGTTAGCCCAGCAGTGAACGAGCGATCACCATCAGCCGCCCACAAAGCGGTGGTTGGCGGGTTGGTGGGGTTCACACAAAGGCCGCCGCACAATCACCTCTGGGCGTGATGCTCGTCACGGAGGTGAGGCAGTGGGTGGTCCGTTTTGGCGGGAGGGGGACCTCGGCCGCAGACTGTAGGTTCCCCATAAATGATCCGAGAGTGACCCGCACGCCATGCACGAGGCTCCCCCCACCCCGTCCGGGGCTCCCGCGACCCCCGCCGAGCCCCTCGAACACGGGCTGAAGCAGCGTCACCTCACGATGCTCGGGCTCGGCGGGGTGATCGGGGCCGGGCTGTTCGTGGGGTCGGGTGCCGGGATCGCCGTGGCGGGGCCCGCCATCGTCGTCTCGTATCTGATCGCGGGCGCGCTCGCGATGCTGGTGATGCGGATGCTCGGCGAGATGTCCGCCGCGATGCCCGCCTCCGGCTCCTTCTCCGTGCACGCGGAGCGGACGCTCGGACGGTGGGCCGGGTTCAGCGTGGGCTGGCTGTACTGGTTCCTGCTGGTGGTGGTCCTCGCCGTGGAGGCGACGGCCGCCGCGCAGATCGCCCACGGGTGGGTGCCGGCGGTCGAACCGTGGGCGTGGGTGCTGCTGTTCATGGTCGTGTTCACCGCCGCCAACCTGACGGCGGTGAAGAACTTCGGCGAGTTCGAGTTCTGGTTCGCCTCCTTGAAGGTCGGCGCGATCGTCGTCTTCCTGGGGCTCGGGGTGCTGGCCGTCCTCGGGTGGCTCCCGGACACCGACCCGGTCGGGATGACCAACCTGACCGGGCAGGGCGGCTTCCTGCCGAACGGCTGGAGCGGGGTCGTGGCGGGTGTGCTGACCGTGGTCTTCGCCTTCGGCGGCCTGGAGGTCGTCACCATCGCCGCCGCCGAGACCGACGACCCGGCGCGCGCGGTGGGGCGGGCGGTGCGCAGTGCGGTGGTGCGCATCCTCTTCTTCTACGTCGGTTCCATGCTGGTCATCGTCACCGTGCTGCCGTGGACCGCCCAGCAGGCCGGGCTGAGCCCGTATGTGAAGGTGCTGGACTCGATCGGGGTGCCGTCCGCCGGGCAGATCATGAACATCGTGGTGTTCGTGGCGCTGCTCTCGGCGCTCAACGCCAATCTGTACGGGTCCTCGCGGATGGTGTTCTCGCTGGCGGAGCGCGGGGAGGCGCCGCGCGGGCTGCTGAAGGTGTCGGGCGGCTCTCCGGGGAAGGCGGGCGGGGTTCCCCGGCGGGCGGTGCTGGCGTCGGTGGCCTTCGGCTTCGTCTCCGTACTGCTCAATCTGCTCTGGCCGGACACCGTGTTCCTCTACATGCTCAACTCGGTCGGCGCGGTGCTGCTGTTCGTCTGGGCGCTGATCGCCGCCTCCCAACTGCGGCTGCGCGCCCGGCTGGAGCGGGAGGCGCCGGGGGCGCTGGCGCTGCGGATGTGGTGCTTCCCGTATCTGACCTGGCTGACGCTGGCAGGGTTGCTGGGGGTGCTGCTGCTGATGCTGACGGACGCCGACGCGCGGCCGCAGGTGCTGTGGTCGGCGGGGGCGACGGCGCTGGTGCTGCTGGTGGCGGTGGGGCGCCAGTGGCGGGAGCGCAAGAGGTCGGCTACCACCGGCCGGTAGGCGCGGGAGCGCATGGGGTCGGCTCTTACCGACCGGTAGGCGGATGTGCACCTTGTGTGAGCTTCGTGCCCGTATAGCGGACACCCGTTCC is a genomic window of Streptomyces sp. SID8374 containing:
- a CDS encoding HD domain-containing protein produces the protein MADDPLDLAEIEALAREAHATQTDKAGRPYTEHLAAVAEGVRVRGGTDRQIAAAWLHDAVEDGALSARWLAEAALPQEVKDMVLAVTKRPGEELSAYTARILATEGALLIKEADLAHNADPARLAVLDEPVRTRLTAKYAQVRALLGLVGGEPPSDRKDSANPETQ
- a CDS encoding PP2C family protein-serine/threonine phosphatase, with the protein product MARRGGVDDFWARWRRSMHRARIGLRKSGVDYFRGDGSDWIAMAGLLLTIPAITFATITSPVWIDPAALALPIVAGGLLLRPASLLGLYATSAAALIVEALTLGPYADGPARVTPGTVLVVAACGFFGLILAQFRARVGVPWRRGGTMLFDLRERIRVQSALPRLPQGWHREMALRPAGGQSFSGDFVVAARTHGGRTLEVVLTDVSGKGMDAGSRALLLSGAFGGLLGSLPPHGFLAAANGYLLRQDWDEGFATSIHLVLDLDSGDYEIFSAGHPPALQLHAGSGQWEEKSGEGPLLGVYDGAEFDAVKGSLAPGDVLMLFTDGLVEASDRDIAEGIDRLTGEADRYVSTGFEGAAWHLIEACAKDVNDDRALLLLSRRA
- a CDS encoding acyltransferase family protein, coding for MFQAPSVFTRAPLPPVTREPEPRREQTPTAPAPAEAPPAAAKKRDPYFDNVKYLAIVLVAVAHAWEPVMDGSRATRALYMIVYTFHMPAFILISGYFSRTFDMSAPKVKRLITGVAVPYVLFETAYSLFKRYVDDSPDTSITLVDPLFLTWFLIALFIWRVTTPIWLTLRHPLPVALAIAMLASISPDIGDDLDLQRVFQFLPFFVLGLLMRPEHFQLIRRREVRLLSLPLFAGALLFAYWIAPRMQLGWLYRANSAQEMDAPWWSGAVMSLALFGCALALTVAFLAWVPRRNMWFTALGAGTICGYLLHGFLIKGAVYTGLFDRYTWLSDPVGLVVVSVVAAVAVTLMCSPPVGRALKFATEPDMPWAFRKDPAKR
- a CDS encoding amino acid permease, whose amino-acid sequence is MTSQTTLAEPGHEPGEPDRPDSSGGLQAGLKNRHLSMIAIGGVIGAGLFVGSSAGIAAAGPAILLSYAMVGLMVVLVMRMLGEMAAARPSSGSFSAYADQALGRWAGFSIGWLYWFFWVVVLAVEATAGAKILESWIPGVPQWAWALIVMVVLTATNLVSVGSYGEFEFWFAGIKVVAIGAFVVVGLLAVFGFLPGSDNPGSGLAHLTDSGGFFPEGPGAILTGVLMVVFSFMGSEIVTLAAGESADPQRAVSKATNSVIWRIAVFYLGSIFVVLTLLPWNDPSILEKGSYVAALDSIGIPHAGQVMDFIVLTAVLSCLNSGLYTASRMAFSLGERGDAPKSFAKVNTRGVPQAAILSSVVFGFVAVFFNYQWPDTVFQFLLNSSGAVALFVWLVICFTQLRMRGIILRESPGKLVVRMWLFPYLTWATIAMISFVLVYMLTDDAAREQVVLSLLVAALVVGISLVREARSRKAVTPAE
- a CDS encoding ribose-5-phosphate isomerase — its product is MRVYLGSDHAGYELKNHLVEWLGAHGHEAVDCGPHIYDAQDDYPPFCLRAAEKTAADPDSLGIVIGGSGNGEQIAANKVKGVRAALAWSEQTAALGREHNNANVVAIGGRMHTVEESTKFVEIFLSTPYSNEERHTRRIEMLSAYEATGELPPIPAHHPQQG
- a CDS encoding GNAT family N-acetyltransferase, which codes for MTSELRVLRPADWDVWFPCLERAFGGVLSAPESRALWRELVEFDRFIGLWDGEACVGTAGAYSFRLTVPGGAAVPTAGVTMVSVAGTHRRRGLLRTMMRRQLDDVRSWGEPLAVLTASEPAIYGRFGYGAATRALSLDVDTARVQLDLPPGTDEVRVRYADPVAALPACEDVYGRLAAERPGTPVRQPKWEQAAVIDTEQDRAGASPLQCVLAERDGEVAGYATFRVRPDWDRAGPKGTVVLRDLAALDPASYAALWRFLFGIDLTSAVAAGGRPVDEPLMQLVSDVRRCEARVQDSLYVRLVEVGAALEARAYRTPVDVVLEVEDAFCPWNAGRWHLVADAKGGASCRRAPDRAPDLELSVRELGAAYLGGVSFTSLAAAGRVREVRPGAVEEASAAFSWHVEPWLPHSF
- a CDS encoding DNA-formamidopyrimidine glycosylase family protein, whose protein sequence is MPEGHTIHRLAQDHAERFAGGPVRVSSPQGKFSDSAALLDGHTLTTTDAHGKHLFLGFGDTGWVHIHLGLFGKLGFGTAPPPPPTETVRLRLVNAAHHADLRGPTTCALITEPEKRAIHERLGPDPLRGDEDGERAWQRISRSRTTVAALLMDQKVIAGVGNVYRAEVLFRHGIDPYRAGKDLTRAEWDAIWADLVELMREGVTNNRIDTVRPEHLPEAMGRPPRKDDHGGEVYVYRRAGLPCHICASEIRTADLAARNLFWCPRCQDPGLSGA
- a CDS encoding cation:proton antiporter, translating into MGGAFLAAAVLARLGGRIGLPTIPLFILAGILLGPHTPGYTLLSNPHDLEMLSALGLVLLLFYLGLEFHMDDLKTGGRKMAIAGGTYLALNVGAGLGFGFALGWGTSEALVLAGVLGISSSAIVTKILVDLGRIGNPETRPILGIIVVEDVFLALYLAALQPILSGADSLSAMLVDGGKAFGFLLLLALAARFGTKLIGKLMNTKDDELLVISFLGVAVFVAGVSEMFGVADAIGAFMVGLMLGSTTSGERILKLVHPLRDAFGAIFFFAFGLSIDPGDLLSVFWPVLAAVILTLAMNVAAGLAAARIYSFGTQATANIATTLVARGEFALILATMAAAAGLDNRLSPFIAGYVLLLAVLAPLAAGRSHWLAKVLPGGRGKDGGGKDGDKDQEQIPVSV